Within the Nitrososphaera sp. genome, the region AGCTAGGCAACAGCACACAGGATAATAATCAAAGAATCCACGGCTTTCACCTTCCGTCGCAAAGGGATCTGCGACTAGACCATAATCTGCGGCCTTATCGACAGCCTGCGCGGAAGGTTGAGCGGGAGGTATGGCTTGTCCTCGGTCTGCGACCTGACCTCCTGTACCAGCTCGTCTACGGTCATTTCCCTCTGCTTGCCCTGCTCCCTGTCGCGGACAACCAGCTTGCCGGATGCTATCTCTTTATCCCCGATTACTGCAGAGTAGCGGATCCACTCGGTTTCAGACTCGCGGATTTTCCGGCCCACGGTTTCGTCGCGGTCGTCAAGGTCCGCCCTTATCTGCTTAGCCGCAAGCTCGCTTACAAGCTTGTCGCAGTACTCCAAGTGCTCCCTGCCGACTGATATCACCCGCACCTGGGTATGGGCAAGCCACAGAGGAAACGAGGGTATGCCCCCAGTCTTTGAGATCTTGGCCGACTTTTCAAGCAGCGCATAGATTACGCGCTCTATTGCGCCGGAGGGCGAGTTGTGCAGGATTATCGGGTTCTTTTTGCTCCCGTCCTCGTCAACAAACTCGATGTTGTAGCGGGCTCCGTTTTCGACGTCTATCTGGTCCGTCGAGAGAGCGGACGCCTTGCCCAGGCCGTCGACAAAGTTAAACTCCCACTTGAGCGTAAAGTAAAAGAACCGCTCCTTCCAGACCTCGGCAAGCACAGGCTTTGAGAACCTCCCGATAAGCTCGTTGATAAAGTCCTTGTTCTCGTTGTAAAAGTCCTCGGTGAACCGGATGGCCATCTCAACGTCCTCTATGGTAAGGCCAAAAGCCGCAAGCACGCTGATTGACAGCTCGAAGCGCTTTCGGAATTCCTCCTTTGCCTGACCGATATCCCGGCAAAAGGCATGGCAGTCCGGCATCGTAAAGGCGCGCAGCCTGCGCAGCCCCACGAGCTCGCCGCTTTTTTCCCGGCGAAATGAATACCTTGTAAGCTCGTACAGCTTTATCGGCAGGTTCCTGTAGGATATGGTAAAGTCCTTTGCCATGAGAAACTGGCCAAAGCACGCTGCAAAGCGCAGAAAGAGCTGCTTGTTGTCGGAGTTGATGTTGTACTGCCTGGCAGGAAACCTGTTAAAGTAGCTCTCCATGGACGGGTGCTTCGAGTCGTACATGATTGGAGTCTCGACTTCTATGCCGCCGTACTCCATCACGCGCCTTGTCACGTACTGCTCGATAAGCGACTTTAGAAGCCTGCCCTTTGGGTAGTAGCGCATGTTGCCAACATCTGACGCGGGCTCATAGTCTGCAATGCCCAGCTTTTTCATCAGCCTGACATGAGCCGGCTCCTGGTCGACCGCCCTCTTTTTGGCGACCTCGTAGTTTGCCAGTACCTGCAGGTTCTGGTCCTGCTTTTTGAACCGGTATTCTGAAAGCGGCGTCATCTGCCCGCCGGGCTGCAGTATGTACCAGAATGACTGGAGTTTTTCCTCCGCCTTGAGAGCGCTGGACTCCTTGTCCGGCATCGGGGTCGCGGCAATTACCCCGTGGTCATGGTCGTGGTGCATTTCAGAGTGCTGCGCGCCGGCGTGGATTTCCTTGGCGTTTTCGGCAAGCGGGTGGCCCTTTACCTTTATCTGAAACGACTTGGTCCAGCCAAAGGGCGAGGAATGAACGTCTGAAAGCGACTGTTTGGCGACCTGTACGAGTGACTTGACAAGTTTTGACGCTTCCGCCGGGCTTGCAAGGTCGGAGCTCAGGTGCGCATAGGGGTAAATCAAAAGCCGGCTTGCCTTGACAGTGTCGAGGTACTTCTTTATCTCTGCAAAAGCGCCCTTGACAACGGATTCGTCGTCGCCGGCCTCGACTGCGACAAAGGCAACGACAAGGTCCTCAAGCCTTACCTTTGCCTTGGATTCAATGTCCTCGGCCTGCTTGATCTCCTTGGCAACCGGCTCGTATTCTATAAAATCAGAGTGTAACTGCAGCAGCCGCATTTCTTTATACGGCAGAGTCAGAGCCCGATGCTAATTTAAGCCATGAAGCCCTAGCCCCAGCGGGCGCGCTCGTTTTCGCGGTCTTCCTTGGTGGCCTTTTTCCACTCCTTGTAATGCTCCTTGCAGAGAAAGACGCGCTTGCTTCCGCCAAGACCTAAGTCTGGATCCATTGCGGCCTTTGTTCCGCTCATAGAGCGCTCGGCCTGATTTTCACAGCCCCCAACGCTGCAATTTACCCCCTTGTTTACCTGGCCCATAAGCCTGCATCACGCTTGAGAGTATAAAAAGCTGACTAGAATGGACGCCAGCTACGTTAATAGACTGATGCAGGCGGACTAGAGGTGCGCCGATGGAGCTTTACAATGACCCGCTCTGCAAGAAATGCCTGCACCCTGAGAACCTGCATACCGAGGTTGTCTCGCGGATAGATGGCCGGGAGGTAAGAAGGTGCATCGTCGGCATTTGCTCCTGTGTGATCCCCTTCCACGTCGCGAAATACAAACCGGCATAATTCACAGTATGCCGCCGGCTTTTAGGAACATGACTGTGCCTACCGCAATCAGGACAATGCCTATGAGCATCTTTAAAGTGTCTGGCCGGAACCGGCTGGTGTATCTTGCGCCGATATAGCCTCCGGCCATTGCGGTTGAGCCCATGACTGCAAGGACGAGATAATCAACCTCCCCATTGATTATGTGTCCTGCCAGACCCGCCGCCCCCATTATGGACGATGCTGCAAGGTTTGTTCCGATGGCAATCCTGGGAGGTATTTTCAGGACGGTTATCATGGCAGGCATCCGGATGCTACCAAGGACGAGTCCGACCATGCCACCGAGGACTCCGACGCCAAAGCCGATTAGCGATTCAACCGCGATATTTGTCTTTTTTTCAGACGGCGAGTTAGACTGCGCTTTCTTTCTCGATGCGCTGATTAAAGAATACGCTTCGTATGACACAATTGAGCCGATGATCGCAAAGAGCAAGTACGATGGGACGTACCTCGTCAGCATCGAACCAAGAAATGCCCCGGCAGCTCCCGTTGTAGCCATGATGGCAAAAATTCTGAGGAGCACGTTATGCTGGCGGAAGTGCCTGATTGCTGCACTCGTTGCGCCAAGTGTGCTTACACCGATGTTGGTCCCTGCGACCACGGCAACAGGAGTGCCGGCAGCGCCGGCGGTTGCCAAGATTATCGGAA harbors:
- a CDS encoding threonine--tRNA ligase; protein product: MRLLQLHSDFIEYEPVAKEIKQAEDIESKAKVRLEDLVVAFVAVEAGDDESVVKGAFAEIKKYLDTVKASRLLIYPYAHLSSDLASPAEASKLVKSLVQVAKQSLSDVHSSPFGWTKSFQIKVKGHPLAENAKEIHAGAQHSEMHHDHDHGVIAATPMPDKESSALKAEEKLQSFWYILQPGGQMTPLSEYRFKKQDQNLQVLANYEVAKKRAVDQEPAHVRLMKKLGIADYEPASDVGNMRYYPKGRLLKSLIEQYVTRRVMEYGGIEVETPIMYDSKHPSMESYFNRFPARQYNINSDNKQLFLRFAACFGQFLMAKDFTISYRNLPIKLYELTRYSFRREKSGELVGLRRLRAFTMPDCHAFCRDIGQAKEEFRKRFELSISVLAAFGLTIEDVEMAIRFTEDFYNENKDFINELIGRFSKPVLAEVWKERFFYFTLKWEFNFVDGLGKASALSTDQIDVENGARYNIEFVDEDGSKKNPIILHNSPSGAIERVIYALLEKSAKISKTGGIPSFPLWLAHTQVRVISVGREHLEYCDKLVSELAAKQIRADLDDRDETVGRKIRESETEWIRYSAVIGDKEIASGKLVVRDREQGKQREMTVDELVQEVRSQTEDKPYLPLNLPRRLSIRPQIMV
- a CDS encoding sulfite exporter TauE/SafE family protein; protein product: MPVDTIVVLMLGLLGLAIGFIGGLLGLVLGVIRFPIILATAGAAGTPVAVVAGTNIGVSTLGATSAAIRHFRQHNVLLRIFAIMATTGAAGAFLGSMLTRYVPSYLLFAIIGSIVSYEAYSLISASRKKAQSNSPSEKKTNIAVESLIGFGVGVLGGMVGLVLGSIRMPAMITVLKIPPRIAIGTNLAASSIMGAAGLAGHIINGEVDYLVLAVMGSTAMAGGYIGARYTSRFRPDTLKMLIGIVLIAVGTVMFLKAGGIL